A single window of uncultured Pseudodesulfovibrio sp. DNA harbors:
- a CDS encoding putative phage abortive infection protein, giving the protein MREKKQNNWLTDRKHHGKTSIMHCAFIGGAILTITFGVLFYITILYKSIFLSKYWISIPSESYNLGSLVDGVSGSLFVLASALLLFATLIKQQKNYTVQQFETQFFQMVQLHRKNVEEMVHHSPRYREEITGRRVFIEVIDQFCHAYAKIGNHPDVQDKAIPVAYLATFFGVGGMTQASLKPQLDKLTGRDSQKIIDELYEMKRVTPNSLWGNVKSWPVFLENESNNSIVYLGGHVSRLGHYFRHLYHCIRFVDKSTCINQNEKRKYIKILRAQLSNEEQICLFLNSLSPLGWDWGKPWDGVKSGTKSLIMKYGMIKNIPENALAQFKTKREVLKKESITIKIDIKPNIFYNLNYEHQKEKTKENAPDFTQLASAQSQFLLNELHPSKHKNKGRLEGLLLPTILWGGVFLFGIGIFFILLSDSKIKLLLATASASILLLLFFFLGKISTQKE; this is encoded by the coding sequence ATGCGAGAGAAAAAACAAAATAACTGGTTAACAGATAGAAAACATCACGGAAAAACTTCAATTATGCACTGCGCATTTATAGGGGGAGCCATTCTAACTATTACTTTTGGTGTGCTTTTCTACATAACCATCTTATATAAATCCATATTCCTTTCTAAATATTGGATATCAATCCCCTCTGAATCTTATAATTTGGGTTCTTTGGTAGATGGAGTGAGTGGCAGCCTTTTTGTACTAGCTAGCGCACTTTTGCTTTTTGCAACTTTAATAAAACAGCAAAAAAATTATACGGTTCAACAATTTGAAACCCAATTTTTCCAAATGGTCCAACTCCACCGTAAAAATGTGGAAGAAATGGTCCATCACAGTCCTCGATACAGAGAGGAAATTACAGGACGAAGAGTCTTTATCGAAGTCATTGATCAGTTTTGTCATGCATATGCCAAAATAGGAAACCACCCAGACGTTCAAGATAAAGCAATTCCAGTGGCCTACTTGGCAACATTCTTTGGAGTGGGGGGCATGACCCAAGCGAGTTTAAAACCTCAACTAGACAAACTGACAGGACGTGATTCCCAAAAGATCATTGACGAATTATACGAAATGAAACGAGTCACGCCCAACTCTTTATGGGGAAACGTCAAATCATGGCCCGTTTTTCTTGAGAATGAGAGCAATAATAGTATTGTCTACCTTGGAGGCCACGTTTCACGCCTTGGTCACTATTTCAGACACTTATATCATTGTATTCGATTTGTTGATAAGTCGACGTGCATCAATCAAAATGAAAAAAGAAAATATATTAAAATACTCAGAGCACAGCTTTCTAATGAAGAACAAATTTGCCTTTTTTTGAATTCTCTAAGCCCCCTTGGTTGGGACTGGGGCAAACCATGGGATGGAGTAAAAAGCGGGACAAAAAGCCTGATAATGAAATACGGGATGATTAAAAACATACCAGAAAATGCATTGGCTCAATTCAAGACAAAAAGAGAAGTTCTCAAGAAAGAATCGATAACGATCAAGATAGATATTAAGCCCAATATTTTCTACAATCTGAACTATGAACACCAAAAGGAAAAAACAAAAGAGAATGCACCCGACTTCACGCAACTCGCCTCGGCACAAAGCCAATTTTTATTAAATGAACTGCATCCTTCAAAACATAAAAATAAAGGCAGGCTAGAAGGCCTATTACTCCCTACAATCCTGTGGGGTGGGGTCTTTTTGTTCGGCATCGGTATTTTTTTCATTCTATTATCTGACTCCAAAATAAAACTATTATTAGCTACAGCTAGTGCCTCAATATTATTACTATTGTTTTTCTTTTTAGGCAAAATCAGTACTCAGAAAGAGTAA
- a CDS encoding SulP family inorganic anion transporter: protein METSHSFVAKLEGSAQADIFSGLTVALALVPEAVAFSFVAGVSPMVGLYGAFMMCLITAVLGGRPGMISGATGAMAVVMVNLVLEGNALGGAGSHAGLQYLFFTLLLVGIFQILAGVFRLGKFIRMVPRSVMMGFVNGLAIVIFLSQLKMFQTGGEWLQGEPLWVMAGLVALTMAILYAVPKVYKKAPGALIAIISVSLLVIFNHIDTQTVLSFIQANGGSGIKAGLPTFAIPTVPFTWETLVFVVPYALILAAIGLIESLMTLSLIDELTETRGSGNRECMAQGVANFVNGMFGGMGGCAMIGQSIINITSGGRGRLSGIVAAGALLFFILFTSQYIEQIPIAALVGVMFIVVIKTFAWSTFNIVNKIPKWDVLVIVLVTVLTVKYDLAIAVICGVIISALIFAWKNALRIRARKMVDEHGIKHYQIYGPLFFASTALFLSKFDVINDPDEVIIDFQESRIMDQSAIEAINKIAALYHRAGKSVHLWHLSADCIRLIKRAEKICVVNVLKDPDYFVGIDDYRQYQENLEFESL, encoded by the coding sequence GTGGAAACAAGCCACTCTTTTGTCGCAAAATTGGAAGGCAGTGCCCAAGCCGATATTTTTTCCGGGCTGACCGTAGCTCTGGCCCTTGTCCCCGAAGCCGTTGCTTTTTCGTTTGTCGCTGGCGTGTCACCCATGGTCGGTCTGTATGGCGCATTCATGATGTGTTTGATTACCGCCGTGCTCGGTGGGCGTCCGGGCATGATTTCCGGTGCCACAGGCGCTATGGCCGTTGTCATGGTCAACCTTGTGCTCGAAGGCAACGCCCTTGGCGGAGCCGGTTCACATGCCGGCCTTCAGTATCTTTTCTTCACGTTGCTGCTCGTCGGGATATTTCAGATTCTCGCGGGTGTCTTTCGTCTCGGCAAATTTATTCGCATGGTGCCGCGATCCGTCATGATGGGTTTTGTCAACGGACTGGCCATCGTTATCTTTTTGTCTCAGTTGAAGATGTTTCAAACCGGTGGCGAGTGGTTGCAGGGTGAGCCTCTGTGGGTCATGGCTGGCCTCGTGGCTTTGACCATGGCAATTTTGTATGCCGTTCCCAAAGTTTACAAGAAGGCCCCCGGTGCGCTCATCGCCATTATTTCCGTTTCGCTGTTGGTTATCTTCAACCATATTGACACCCAGACCGTGCTTTCTTTTATCCAAGCCAATGGCGGTTCCGGCATCAAGGCTGGACTGCCGACATTCGCCATACCGACCGTGCCCTTCACATGGGAAACCCTTGTGTTCGTCGTTCCCTATGCGCTCATTTTGGCGGCTATCGGGCTGATCGAGTCACTGATGACTCTGTCGCTTATCGATGAGTTGACTGAGACTCGCGGGTCCGGCAACCGGGAGTGCATGGCGCAGGGAGTCGCCAACTTCGTCAATGGAATGTTCGGCGGGATGGGAGGTTGTGCCATGATCGGGCAGAGCATCATCAATATCACCTCGGGCGGGCGAGGGCGTCTGTCCGGTATTGTTGCGGCAGGTGCATTGCTGTTCTTCATTCTGTTCACCTCACAATATATAGAACAGATTCCTATTGCCGCTCTGGTCGGCGTGATGTTCATCGTGGTCATCAAGACCTTTGCATGGAGCACGTTCAACATCGTGAACAAGATTCCCAAGTGGGACGTACTGGTTATCGTGTTGGTGACTGTACTGACTGTGAAGTACGATTTGGCCATCGCGGTTATTTGTGGTGTCATTATCTCGGCTCTGATTTTTGCATGGAAAAACGCCCTGCGGATTCGCGCTCGGAAGATGGTGGATGAACACGGAATCAAGCATTATCAGATTTACGGTCCGCTGTTTTTCGCCTCTACCGCGCTTTTTCTGAGCAAGTTTGACGTGATCAACGACCCGGATGAAGTCATCATCGACTTTCAGGAATCCCGGATCATGGATCAATCAGCCATCGAAGCCATTAATAAGATTGCCGCGTTGTATCATCGTGCAGGCAAGTCCGTTCATCTTTGGCATCTCAGTGCCGATTGTATTCGTCTCATCAAGCGGGCTGAAAAGATCTGCGTTGTGAATGTGCTGAAAGACCCGGACTATTTCGTCGGCATAGATGATTACCGGCAATATCAGGAAAATCTTGAATTTGAATCATTGTAA